The proteins below come from a single Mucilaginibacter mali genomic window:
- a CDS encoding toxin-antitoxin system YwqK family antitoxin, whose product METDIMERRAQFRNDIGLIVLVLVLLSSIWINLQAKNDNQLWVVVGDKHLTQLQGVCYYKSVPLTGCIYERYPNGDFAKQIPYVDGKQNGTMRWWYPNQVLQQERYFDKGLKQGIHKSWWPDGKPRFEYTFKDDEYNGTVKEWYASGQLCRVFRYKMGHEDGLQQMWWDNGTVRANYVVKDGQQYGLIGRKLCRNLIQQ is encoded by the coding sequence ATGGAAACGGATATTATGGAACGCCGGGCACAGTTTCGCAATGATATTGGGTTGATCGTACTCGTGCTGGTATTGCTGAGTTCGATATGGATCAACCTGCAGGCAAAAAACGATAACCAGTTGTGGGTGGTGGTCGGCGATAAGCACCTAACGCAGCTACAAGGGGTATGCTACTATAAAAGCGTACCGCTAACCGGCTGCATTTACGAGCGTTACCCCAACGGCGATTTTGCCAAACAGATACCTTATGTAGATGGAAAGCAAAATGGCACCATGCGCTGGTGGTACCCCAACCAGGTGTTACAGCAGGAGCGCTATTTTGACAAGGGCCTGAAACAAGGCATCCACAAAAGCTGGTGGCCCGATGGTAAGCCCAGGTTTGAATATACTTTTAAGGATGACGAGTACAACGGCACCGTAAAAGAATGGTATGCCAGCGGACAACTCTGCCGGGTATTTCGCTATAAAATGGGGCACGAGGACGGCCTGCAGCAAATGTGGTGGGATAACGGCACCGTGCGCGCCAACTATGTGGTGAAAGACGGGCAGCAGTATGGTTTAATCGGCAGAAAGCTTTGCCGCAATTTAATACAGCAATGA
- a CDS encoding voltage-gated chloride channel family protein, with the protein MLKKIFSKSIVRPVLVAVPVAIVIGSMVALFLWLLNWAIQFRFHHTWLLYLLPLAGIGIHLLYKWYGASAEKGNNLIIDEIHQPGAGVPKRMAPLILVTTVITHLFGGSAGREGTAVQIGGSLANLFAGIFKLDAADKQIILTAGIAAGFGAVFGTPLTGTIFALEVLTVGRLKYDALLPCLVAGFVGDYTVAAWGVAHTPYHIDALTGGNLFYGHHFYWDVLLLLKTAAAAALFGLASYTFAKVVHLIKDTFNKWIKISWLIPVCGGLIIIGLTFLIGKPDYLSLGVSPEYPGAVTIVSAFQQGGADLFSWLWKLIYTAVTLGTGFKGGEVTPLFYIGATLGNTLAGILNAPVSLFAGLGFIAVFSGATKTPLACTIMGMELFGGSFVLYYAVACFVAYLCSGKVGIYSAQRRV; encoded by the coding sequence ATGCTTAAAAAAATCTTTTCAAAATCTATTGTTCGTCCTGTATTGGTTGCTGTGCCTGTTGCTATCGTTATTGGCAGCATGGTAGCCCTGTTTTTATGGCTGCTAAACTGGGCTATACAATTCCGCTTTCATCATACCTGGTTGCTGTACTTGCTGCCACTGGCGGGTATTGGGATACACCTGCTGTATAAATGGTACGGCGCATCGGCCGAGAAGGGAAATAACCTGATCATCGACGAGATCCATCAGCCGGGCGCTGGGGTGCCTAAGCGCATGGCCCCACTTATTTTAGTTACTACGGTTATCACCCACTTGTTCGGCGGCTCGGCCGGGCGCGAGGGTACGGCGGTGCAAATTGGCGGTAGTTTGGCCAACCTCTTTGCAGGGATATTTAAGCTTGATGCTGCCGATAAGCAAATAATACTGACCGCAGGCATAGCTGCCGGGTTTGGAGCTGTGTTCGGCACGCCGTTAACGGGCACCATCTTCGCGCTGGAGGTACTGACTGTTGGTCGCCTAAAATACGATGCGCTACTGCCCTGCCTTGTGGCTGGCTTTGTGGGCGATTATACAGTGGCCGCCTGGGGTGTTGCGCACACGCCTTACCATATAGATGCGCTTACCGGCGGCAATCTGTTTTACGGTCATCATTTTTATTGGGATGTACTACTGTTGCTGAAAACTGCGGCGGCAGCAGCCCTGTTTGGTTTGGCCAGCTATACTTTTGCCAAAGTGGTGCATCTGATAAAAGACACTTTTAATAAATGGATCAAGATCAGTTGGCTAATCCCGGTTTGCGGTGGCTTGATCATCATCGGCCTTACCTTCCTTATCGGCAAGCCCGATTATTTAAGTCTGGGCGTAAGTCCCGAATATCCCGGCGCGGTTACTATTGTATCAGCCTTTCAGCAGGGCGGCGCCGATCTTTTCAGCTGGCTCTGGAAGCTGATCTATACGGCTGTTACTTTGGGTACCGGTTTTAAAGGTGGCGAGGTTACGCCCCTGTTTTACATTGGCGCCACTTTGGGCAATACACTGGCCGGCATCCTGAATGCCCCGGTAAGTCTGTTTGCGGGACTGGGCTTCATCGCCGTATTCTCGGGCGCTACCAAAACACCGTTGGCCTGCACCATTATGGGGATGGAGCTGTTTGGCGGCAGCTTTGTGTTGTATTATGCTGTGGCTTGTTTTGTGGCTTATTTGTGCAGTGGGAAGGTAGGGATCTATAGCGCGCAGCGGCGCGTTTAA
- a CDS encoding DinB family protein has product MDNIYIFETRQLDYLDAYVAKAKTLHYNPIIIGDDVLKGDARLAEFKKYYQHLSPNPYNFEFNCFARYFALANVLTNDDNFIASDSDIFITNRKLSLTDPALKSTFVGSDAFYTGSSDWQISPHFSFWNRELVNNFVDYLVAAYTRNQDDQFLVKHYEVQKSRLGYTAISDMTLLYLWVNDNQIPFINSNSITNDWGIDHNISVLNTIEARYQSVHNRKKVEFAPSGDVYCILESGQRQHMSCLHFQGPYKPILADLYAGNYKKFDEFSANANLTQKVHYLAGANKHKKYRKLAAEYSAIESAMDTYRSQLDVIPDELFDVTPPNGGWSYAEVYSHIMQATLGSTIAAERCTQSNCKPTTKGANWLGKAVLFFGMFPPVKIKEPKVLTEKMRAAKITKEEARNLIIKCRKRIDTIAGLMQNPENNGRVAHPRLGVLTAKQWFKFIGIHLRHHLKQLKRIDKMLGQ; this is encoded by the coding sequence ATGGACAACATCTATATTTTTGAAACCCGCCAATTAGATTACCTCGACGCGTATGTGGCCAAGGCTAAAACGCTGCATTATAACCCTATTATTATTGGCGATGATGTCTTAAAGGGTGACGCACGCTTGGCTGAGTTTAAAAAATATTACCAGCATCTTAGTCCCAATCCATATAACTTCGAATTTAATTGCTTCGCGCGGTACTTCGCGCTGGCTAATGTGCTTACTAACGATGATAACTTTATCGCTTCCGATTCGGATATCTTTATCACCAACCGCAAGTTAAGTCTTACCGATCCGGCGCTTAAGTCGACCTTTGTGGGCAGCGATGCTTTTTACACCGGTTCATCCGACTGGCAGATCTCGCCGCACTTCTCGTTTTGGAACCGGGAACTGGTGAACAATTTTGTTGATTATTTGGTGGCTGCTTACACACGCAACCAGGACGACCAGTTTTTGGTGAAACACTACGAAGTGCAAAAAAGCCGCCTCGGCTATACCGCCATATCCGACATGACGCTGCTTTACCTGTGGGTAAACGATAACCAGATCCCGTTCATCAACTCCAACAGCATCACTAACGATTGGGGCATCGATCATAACATATCGGTACTGAACACCATCGAGGCGCGGTACCAGTCGGTACATAACCGTAAAAAGGTGGAGTTCGCGCCATCGGGCGATGTGTATTGCATACTGGAATCGGGGCAGCGGCAACATATGTCGTGCCTGCATTTCCAGGGGCCGTATAAGCCCATCCTGGCCGATCTGTACGCGGGTAATTATAAAAAGTTTGATGAGTTTTCGGCAAATGCCAACCTTACCCAAAAGGTGCATTATTTAGCCGGTGCCAATAAACATAAAAAATACCGCAAGCTGGCCGCCGAATATTCGGCGATAGAATCGGCAATGGATACTTACCGCAGCCAATTGGATGTGATCCCCGACGAACTGTTTGATGTAACCCCACCTAACGGCGGCTGGAGCTATGCCGAGGTTTATTCGCACATTATGCAGGCTACCCTTGGCTCAACCATAGCGGCCGAACGCTGCACACAAAGCAATTGCAAACCTACAACCAAAGGGGCCAACTGGCTGGGCAAGGCCGTGCTGTTTTTTGGCATGTTCCCACCGGTTAAAATTAAGGAACCTAAGGTATTGACCGAAAAAATGCGGGCGGCAAAGATCACCAAAGAGGAAGCCCGCAACCTCATCATTAAATGCCGCAAGCGAATAGATACCATAGCCGGCCTGATGCAAAATCCCGAAAATAATGGCCGCGTCGCCCATCCCCGCCTGGGCGTGCTCACGGCTAAGCAATGGTTTAAGTTTATCGGTATACATTTAAGGCATCACTTAAAGCAATTAAAACGTATTGATAAAATGTTGGGGCAATAA
- a CDS encoding DUF5990 family protein: protein MHLIFHITLKTPPAGILYALQKGSGSSYHVEQAQHSSGGDLHFEVPVEIKGNKPANEVPDFKGPYVHGPLGGRFIYLDIGNYAGEASFLASGRIKVPLTGITWAMVDGASALETTVAGTGKNGGPAYATPKPFAGWKVKA from the coding sequence ATGCATCTCATCTTCCATATCACCCTGAAAACACCGCCGGCAGGTATTCTTTATGCTTTGCAAAAAGGATCGGGCAGTAGTTACCATGTAGAACAGGCGCAGCATTCATCCGGTGGCGATCTGCATTTTGAGGTACCGGTTGAAATAAAAGGCAATAAACCAGCTAACGAAGTACCCGATTTTAAAGGCCCCTATGTGCATGGCCCGCTCGGCGGTAGGTTTATTTATTTAGATATTGGCAATTACGCCGGCGAGGCAAGTTTTTTGGCATCCGGCCGGATAAAAGTGCCATTAACCGGCATTACCTGGGCTATGGTAGACGGGGCATCTGCCTTGGAAACCACGGTAGCCGGAACAGGAAAGAACGGTGGGCCGGCTTATGCTACCCCAAAGCCTTTTGCAGGCTGGAAGGTAAAAGCTTAA
- a CDS encoding replication-associated recombination protein A: MNNLPPLAERMRPASLNDYVGQQHLVGKGAVLRKAIESGSLPSMIFWGPPGVGKTTLAYIISQSLYRPFFSLSAINSGVKDVREVIEKAALLKEQGEILPILFIDEIHRFSKSQQDSLLGAVERGIVTLIGATTENPSFEVISALLSRCQVYILKPLEESDLLSLLDKAMKEDEVLKRKKINIKEHEALLRLSGGDARKLLNIFELLVNAFAGKNITLTNEVVLEHVQQNMALYDKTGEQHYDIISAFIKSMRGSDPNGAVYWLARMIAGGEDPLFICRRMLILASEDIGNANPNALLLAQSCFNAVQVIGMPESQLIMSQTAIYLATSAKSNSATTAIGTAMALVKQAGDLPVPLHLRNAPTKLMKNIGYGKDYKYAHSYEGNFTDLDFLPDAIKGTQIYQPGANSKENEVREKMRKLWGNRYKY; this comes from the coding sequence ATGAATAACCTGCCCCCATTAGCCGAACGCATGAGGCCCGCATCGCTGAACGATTATGTGGGCCAGCAGCATTTGGTGGGTAAGGGCGCGGTACTGCGCAAAGCTATCGAATCGGGCTCGTTACCATCAATGATATTTTGGGGGCCGCCGGGTGTGGGGAAAACTACACTGGCTTATATTATCTCCCAATCCCTTTACCGGCCGTTCTTCTCATTAAGCGCCATTAATTCTGGCGTTAAAGATGTACGCGAGGTGATAGAAAAGGCGGCTTTGCTGAAAGAACAAGGCGAGATATTACCGATATTATTTATTGACGAGATCCACCGCTTCTCAAAATCGCAACAAGATTCGCTGCTGGGCGCGGTAGAGCGGGGCATTGTTACGCTGATCGGCGCTACTACCGAGAACCCATCATTCGAAGTCATCTCGGCTTTGCTGTCGCGATGCCAGGTTTATATACTGAAACCGTTGGAAGAAAGCGATCTGCTGAGCCTGCTGGACAAGGCTATGAAGGAGGACGAGGTACTGAAGCGCAAGAAGATCAATATAAAGGAGCATGAAGCCCTGCTGCGCCTTTCTGGTGGCGATGCCCGAAAGCTGCTGAACATCTTCGAGCTGTTAGTTAATGCCTTCGCTGGTAAAAATATCACATTAACTAACGAAGTGGTGCTGGAGCATGTACAACAGAACATGGCCTTGTACGATAAAACGGGCGAGCAACATTACGATATCATTTCGGCCTTCATCAAATCCATGCGTGGCAGCGACCCTAACGGAGCCGTTTATTGGTTGGCACGCATGATAGCCGGGGGAGAAGACCCGCTGTTTATTTGCCGCCGTATGCTGATCCTGGCTTCGGAAGATATTGGTAATGCCAACCCCAACGCGTTGCTGCTGGCCCAAAGCTGCTTCAACGCTGTGCAGGTGATCGGTATGCCCGAGTCGCAGCTGATCATGTCGCAAACGGCTATTTATTTGGCTACATCGGCTAAAAGTAATTCGGCCACTACGGCTATCGGCACGGCTATGGCTTTGGTAAAGCAAGCCGGCGATCTGCCGGTACCCCTGCACCTGCGCAATGCCCCCACTAAATTGATGAAGAACATTGGTTATGGTAAGGATTATAAATACGCTCACAGCTACGAGGGTAATTTCACCGATCTGGATTTTTTGCCCGATGCGATTAAAGGGACACAAATCTACCAGCCCGGCGCTAACTCAAAGGAGAACGAAGTGCGCGAGAAGATGCGGAAGCTTTGGGGGAATAGGTATAAGTATTGA
- a CDS encoding UDP-2,3-diacylglucosamine diphosphatase: MAKREVDIVIISDVHLGTYGCHPKELLKYLKSIKPKILVLNGDIIDIWQFSKSYWPETHMKVVRRILKFVTEGVPVYYLTGNHDEMLRKFADFNLGTFQLLNKLVLNVDGKKAWIFHGDVFDVTMQHSKWLAKLGAIGYDTLILINSFTNWFLTKMGRPKMSFSQKVKARFKDAVKFINQFEQTAADLAVNKGYDYVICGHIHHAEIRTIQSTENTGSVLYLNSGDWVESLSALEYHNKEWKIFNYRPDDFNTEADEDDKTDAEDLDAKLDVNILLERFKQESH; this comes from the coding sequence ATGGCGAAACGAGAAGTAGATATCGTCATCATATCTGATGTGCACCTGGGCACTTATGGCTGCCACCCCAAAGAACTGCTTAAATACCTGAAAAGCATTAAACCAAAGATCCTGGTACTTAACGGCGATATTATCGATATCTGGCAGTTCAGCAAATCGTACTGGCCCGAAACGCACATGAAGGTAGTGCGCCGCATCCTTAAATTTGTTACCGAGGGTGTGCCGGTGTATTACCTTACCGGCAATCACGATGAAATGCTGCGCAAGTTTGCCGATTTTAACCTGGGCACCTTCCAACTGCTTAACAAACTGGTGCTTAATGTAGATGGTAAAAAAGCCTGGATCTTCCATGGCGATGTGTTTGATGTTACCATGCAGCATTCTAAATGGCTGGCCAAGCTGGGCGCCATTGGTTACGATACGCTGATACTCATCAATAGCTTTACCAACTGGTTCCTAACCAAAATGGGGCGCCCTAAAATGAGTTTCTCGCAAAAGGTGAAGGCCAGGTTTAAGGATGCCGTAAAATTCATCAACCAGTTTGAACAAACAGCTGCCGACCTGGCGGTTAATAAAGGATATGACTACGTGATTTGCGGGCACATTCACCATGCCGAGATCCGCACCATACAATCAACCGAAAACACCGGATCGGTGCTTTACCTTAACTCCGGCGATTGGGTAGAAAGCCTGAGCGCACTGGAATATCATAACAAGGAGTGGAAGATATTTAACTATCGCCCCGACGATTTTAATACCGAAGCCGACGAAGACGACAAAACCGACGCCGAAGACCTGGACGCCAAGCTTGACGTAAACATTCTGCTGGAGCGTTTTAAGCAGGAGTCGCATTAG
- a CDS encoding type II toxin-antitoxin system HicA family toxin, translated as MKSYTPKEIITILLAHGLELTRVNGSHHIYVNRANGKRTVVPMHAKDLKKGTLHGILKQAGIDLKD; from the coding sequence ATGAAGTCTTACACCCCAAAAGAAATCATAACCATTCTTTTGGCGCATGGGCTTGAACTCACGCGTGTAAATGGCAGCCATCATATTTATGTTAACCGTGCTAACGGTAAACGGACAGTTGTCCCTATGCACGCTAAAGATTTGAAAAAGGGAACGCTCCACGGCATTTTAAAACAAGCTGGTATAGACCTTAAAGACTAA
- a CDS encoding YjjG family noncanonical pyrimidine nucleotidase, with protein sequence MENILSKTYKHIFFDLDHTIWDFDKNAEETLHELFVLHRLNDIGLTSADVFIETYTANNHKLWREYHLGNITKAALREARFKQTFLDLGVHPDVMPHGFEDAYVQLCPTKTNLFPHAHETLEYLQGKYTLHLISNGFKESQDIKIGNTGLGKYFTHIVVSETIGINKPDKAIFQHAIDLAGATIAESIMIGDSLEADVRGALNFGMDAIYFNPAGLKKPDDVQLQISSLKELTLML encoded by the coding sequence ATGGAAAACATCCTATCCAAAACATACAAGCACATCTTCTTCGATCTTGACCATACCATTTGGGATTTTGATAAAAACGCCGAGGAAACCCTGCACGAATTATTTGTGCTGCACCGGCTGAATGATATCGGCTTAACATCGGCCGATGTATTTATCGAAACTTATACCGCCAACAACCACAAACTTTGGCGCGAATATCATTTAGGGAACATCACCAAGGCTGCCCTGCGCGAAGCCCGCTTTAAACAAACCTTTTTAGATCTGGGCGTTCACCCCGATGTGATGCCGCATGGTTTTGAGGATGCCTACGTGCAGCTTTGCCCCACAAAAACCAACTTGTTCCCCCACGCGCACGAAACATTGGAATATTTGCAGGGGAAATACACACTGCACCTCATTTCCAACGGTTTCAAGGAATCGCAGGATATCAAGATCGGCAACACCGGGCTGGGCAAATACTTTACACACATTGTGGTATCCGAAACCATCGGTATTAACAAGCCTGATAAAGCCATTTTTCAACATGCTATTGATTTAGCTGGTGCAACCATTGCCGAAAGCATTATGATAGGCGACAGCCTGGAAGCCGATGTGCGCGGCGCGCTGAACTTTGGTATGGATGCCATTTACTTTAACCCCGCTGGACTTAAAAAGCCGGATGATGTGCAGTTGCAAATAAGTAGTTTAAAGGAGTTAACTTTGATGTTGTGA
- a CDS encoding glycosyltransferase family protein — protein sequence MKILFGIQGTGNGHISRAREVVPLLQQYGEVDLLISGTEAEVSLSQPLKYRYHGFSFVFGSKGGVDKWATFKLMNLPRLWRDMHHLPLKQYNLIVNDFEPVSAWACKLQKVPSVSLSHQCSFVSPNTPRVGNSFFSELILKYYSPTTHHIGFHFDRYADFIHTPVIRSEIRALETSTKDHYTVYLPAYDDKFLAGYLKQTDVEWHVFSKRHKTPYRDGNVHIMPVSNEGFNQSMANCTGLLTGGGFEGPAEALFLGKKVMMIPMKGQYEQQCNALAASKLGVPVVHEIDEQFVGALEAWLNTRNNIKVNFPNETADIVDRMVKQYAR from the coding sequence ATGAAAATTTTATTCGGCATACAGGGTACAGGGAACGGGCATATCAGCCGGGCGAGGGAAGTTGTACCCCTGTTGCAACAATATGGCGAGGTCGATCTGCTTATCAGTGGTACCGAGGCCGAGGTAAGCCTTTCGCAGCCGCTTAAATACCGGTACCATGGATTTAGCTTTGTTTTTGGCAGTAAGGGCGGGGTTGATAAATGGGCCACTTTTAAATTAATGAACCTGCCGCGCTTATGGCGCGATATGCACCACCTGCCGTTAAAGCAATACAATTTAATTGTTAACGATTTTGAACCAGTAAGTGCCTGGGCCTGTAAACTGCAAAAGGTGCCATCGGTATCGCTAAGTCATCAATGCTCGTTCGTATCGCCCAATACACCGCGGGTGGGCAACTCTTTTTTCTCCGAACTGATACTAAAATATTACTCGCCAACCACGCATCATATCGGCTTTCATTTCGATCGTTATGCCGATTTTATCCATACACCGGTTATCCGAAGCGAGATCCGCGCGCTGGAAACCAGTACCAAAGACCATTACACCGTTTACCTGCCCGCCTATGATGATAAGTTTTTGGCCGGATACCTGAAGCAAACCGATGTGGAATGGCATGTATTCAGCAAAAGGCATAAAACGCCTTACCGCGATGGCAATGTGCACATTATGCCGGTAAGTAATGAAGGTTTTAACCAAAGCATGGCCAACTGCACCGGCCTGCTTACCGGCGGTGGCTTCGAGGGCCCGGCCGAGGCGCTTTTTTTGGGCAAAAAGGTAATGATGATACCCATGAAGGGCCAGTACGAACAGCAGTGCAATGCCCTGGCCGCATCTAAGCTGGGCGTGCCCGTTGTGCACGAAATAGACGAACAGTTCGTTGGCGCGCTTGAAGCCTGGCTGAATACCAGGAACAACATCAAGGTAAACTTCCCTAACGAAACTGCCGATATTGTTGACCGCATGGTGAAGCAATACGCGCGGTAA
- a CDS encoding universal stress protein — protein sequence MKKILIGIDDSKFAEHAVEYGFNLAHQLNADIGLVHIMEPITAPMPVVDTTMGIPFDNGTDMITPELYHMQDERAKNMIADAVKKYGHDKMSISNFTEYGDTADGIIKCAKDFGADMIVIGTHSRTGLDRFLMGSVAEHVIRHSEIPVLVVPMKHEE from the coding sequence ATGAAAAAGATACTGATTGGCATTGATGACAGCAAATTTGCCGAACATGCCGTTGAATATGGCTTTAACCTGGCCCATCAATTAAATGCCGATATTGGCCTGGTGCATATTATGGAACCAATAACAGCCCCGATGCCTGTAGTCGATACAACTATGGGCATCCCTTTTGATAACGGTACAGACATGATAACGCCCGAACTTTACCACATGCAAGACGAGCGGGCTAAAAATATGATTGCCGATGCTGTGAAAAAGTATGGCCACGACAAAATGAGCATCTCTAACTTTACCGAGTATGGCGATACAGCCGACGGCATTATTAAATGCGCTAAAGATTTCGGCGCGGATATGATCGTTATCGGCACGCACAGCCGGACCGGGCTCGACCGTTTTTTAATGGGCAGTGTTGCCGAGCATGTGATCCGCCATTCCGAAATACCTGTTTTAGTAGTACCGATGAAGCACGAAGAATAA
- a CDS encoding type II toxin-antitoxin system HicB family antitoxin, whose amino-acid sequence MTQRTYRILLTPEDEGGFSVAVPALPGCFTQGETIDEAIAMAKEAISLYVESLEADGEPVPDDSRSLEYSLTFAS is encoded by the coding sequence ATGACACAACGGACATATCGCATATTACTTACCCCCGAAGACGAGGGTGGTTTTAGTGTTGCTGTACCTGCATTGCCTGGGTGCTTCACCCAGGGTGAAACTATTGACGAGGCTATAGCCATGGCTAAAGAGGCGATATCACTTTATGTAGAAAGTCTTGAAGCAGATGGCGAACCGGTGCCTGATGATAGCCGGAGCCTGGAGTACTCCTTGACGTTTGCTTCCTGA
- a CDS encoding SCO family protein: protein MKFNYCVIVLLLMLSGCYSKKADDNLPFYNTPDFTPVWLNRGDNGYDKVHTIAPFSFTNQLGQSISNNQLKGKIYVANFFFASCGSICPKMMDNLGDVQQAFLHDDKVRMVSHSVTPGRDSVPVLFKYAAERQINNNKWWLLTGNKDAIYKLARQSYFADDETGYSKTANEFLHTENVLLIDGHGRIRGVYNGTLKLEMVNLIKHIRQLELED from the coding sequence ATGAAGTTTAACTATTGTGTAATTGTTTTATTGTTGATGCTATCGGGCTGTTACAGTAAAAAGGCGGATGATAACCTGCCCTTTTACAACACGCCCGATTTTACCCCTGTTTGGTTAAACAGAGGAGATAATGGTTATGACAAAGTGCATACCATCGCCCCGTTTAGCTTTACCAATCAGTTAGGTCAAAGCATCAGCAACAACCAACTTAAAGGCAAAATATACGTAGCCAATTTCTTCTTCGCATCCTGCGGCAGCATCTGCCCTAAAATGATGGATAACCTGGGCGATGTGCAACAGGCATTTCTGCACGATGATAAGGTGCGCATGGTATCGCACAGCGTAACCCCGGGCAGGGATAGCGTGCCCGTACTGTTTAAATATGCTGCCGAAAGGCAGATCAACAATAACAAATGGTGGCTGTTAACCGGTAATAAGGATGCGATATACAAGCTGGCCCGCCAATCGTACTTTGCCGATGACGAGACCGGCTACAGCAAAACCGCCAATGAATTTCTGCATACCGAAAATGTGCTGCTAATAGATGGCCATGGCCGTATCCGCGGAGTGTACAACGGCACACTGAAACTGGAGATGGTAAACCTGATCAAGCATATCAGGCAATTGGAATTGGAGGATTAG
- a CDS encoding YHYH protein encodes MKPYKPLIAILMLGAIIMACKKDKQSDTTTSGSANGSAATNGTVGTNVPAVYKKIYGATDIYIEGDYVVIKTNGFPDHKSPYYSGTAWASTKYEAYNGTNPLWGQNPNKIAEADATFKIPLNPKAATTHAATPLGAMGVAVNGVDIFNQYAAMYSPLTNEANGFDQYGGHPQQQGVYHYHVEPTYITANKGKDALVGFLLDGFPVYGPLENGKTITNADLDAYHGHTGVTADYPSGIYHYHITAADPYINGNGYYGTPGTVSQ; translated from the coding sequence ATGAAACCGTATAAACCCCTGATTGCTATTCTGATGCTCGGCGCCATCATTATGGCCTGCAAAAAAGACAAGCAAAGCGATACCACTACTTCCGGCTCGGCTAATGGCAGCGCTGCTACCAACGGCACTGTTGGCACCAATGTACCGGCTGTATATAAAAAGATATACGGCGCCACCGACATCTACATTGAGGGCGATTACGTGGTGATCAAAACCAATGGCTTTCCTGATCATAAATCGCCCTACTATAGCGGCACTGCCTGGGCGTCTACCAAATACGAGGCCTACAATGGTACCAACCCGCTTTGGGGCCAAAATCCCAACAAAATTGCCGAAGCCGACGCAACATTTAAGATCCCCCTTAACCCTAAGGCTGCTACTACACATGCCGCTACGCCACTGGGTGCTATGGGTGTGGCGGTAAACGGCGTGGATATTTTTAACCAATACGCGGCCATGTATAGTCCGCTTACTAACGAAGCCAACGGCTTCGATCAGTACGGCGGCCACCCGCAACAGCAGGGCGTTTATCATTACCATGTGGAGCCAACCTACATCACCGCTAATAAGGGTAAAGACGCGCTGGTGGGCTTCCTGCTGGACGGCTTCCCGGTTTATGGCCCCCTGGAGAATGGCAAAACCATCACCAATGCCGATTTGGACGCATATCATGGCCATACCGGCGTAACCGCCGATTATCCATCGGGCATTTATCACTATCATATCACCGCAGCAGACCCTTACATCAATGGAAACGGATATTATGGAACGCCGGGCACAGTTTCGCAATGA